The Calditrichota bacterium genome includes a window with the following:
- a CDS encoding YjgP/YjgQ family permease, whose product MVILDRYILRKLIGPFFYGLALIVFIFVMNLFFQMLGKIAGKGIPVMVVVEYFALNLAWILALAFPMAVLVASLAGFGGLSAAGEITALRAAGVSPTRLLIPSLIAGLVLTAWVGWFNNNLLPEMNHRTKLLMIDISRKRPSLSIEPGIYNFGMPNYVLLAQQVDPAGGGLGNVTIYDERSGPGQRTVIAAHRGRLTFDPGAEVVALTLWDGEIQRPSDREPGGYEQTLFDSALFRVPAPGMVLKRGESGFRGDRELSAGEMLKRIGELRASPGIDYDRRREAAYLVEIHKKFSIPAACLVFVMLGVPLGILAHKGGIGVAGGLSLLFFTIYWALLGAGEDLADRLLVSPAIAMWTPNAVLGIVGVWLWRYSRRHTALPGVRWLAKRFARLFRREESTPLAEGE is encoded by the coding sequence ATAGTGATACTCGATCGCTACATTCTGCGCAAACTGATCGGGCCGTTTTTCTACGGTCTGGCGCTGATCGTCTTCATTTTTGTGATGAACCTCTTCTTCCAGATGCTCGGGAAGATTGCCGGGAAGGGGATTCCGGTGATGGTGGTCGTCGAGTATTTCGCGCTCAATCTGGCCTGGATATTGGCGCTGGCGTTTCCGATGGCGGTGCTGGTTGCGTCGCTTGCCGGATTCGGCGGGCTTTCTGCGGCAGGTGAGATCACCGCGCTTCGAGCTGCCGGTGTCTCGCCCACCCGTTTGCTCATTCCCTCGCTGATCGCCGGGCTGGTTCTGACGGCTTGGGTCGGATGGTTCAACAACAACCTTCTGCCCGAGATGAACCACCGGACGAAGTTGTTGATGATCGACATTTCGCGCAAGAGGCCGTCGCTTTCGATTGAGCCGGGCATTTATAACTTCGGGATGCCGAACTATGTCCTTCTGGCACAGCAGGTCGATCCCGCCGGCGGGGGGTTGGGCAATGTTACTATCTACGATGAGCGGAGCGGGCCGGGACAACGGACGGTCATCGCAGCCCATCGGGGGAGGCTGACTTTCGATCCCGGTGCCGAGGTGGTCGCCTTGACGCTTTGGGACGGGGAGATTCAACGGCCCTCCGACCGCGAACCGGGAGGTTATGAGCAGACGCTGTTCGACAGTGCGCTGTTCCGGGTGCCGGCTCCGGGGATGGTGCTGAAGCGAGGTGAATCGGGCTTCCGGGGCGACCGTGAACTGTCGGCCGGCGAGATGTTGAAGCGTATCGGGGAACTGCGCGCCAGCCCCGGGATCGACTATGACCGCCGTCGGGAAGCCGCTTATCTGGTCGAAATCCACAAGAAGTTCTCGATCCCTGCGGCCTGCCTCGTATTCGTGATGTTAGGGGTGCCGCTTGGAATACTGGCGCATAAGGGCGGGATCGGTGTCGCGGGCGGGTTGTCGCTGCTCTTCTTTACGATCTACTGGGCGCTATTGGGCGCCGGTGAAGATCTTGCCGACCGGTTGCTGGTCTCACCGGCGATTGCGATGTGGACTCCCAATGCAGTGCTCGGGATCGTCGGCGTATGGCTCTGGAGGTATTCGCGGCGGCATACTGCACTGCCCGGCGTCCGTTGGCTGGCCAAGCGCTTTGCCCGGCTCTTTCGACGGGAGGAATCGACGCCGCTTGCGGAAGGCGAATGA